The Agrobacterium vitis region TCCACCTTGAACCTGCTGGCAAGCGTCCGAAAAACGTCAGGAGCGACCGGTATTTTCGACAGGAGGTCGAAAATCGCTTCTTCAAAATCATCCGTTTCGAAGTCATCGACATGAAAACTCCAAAAGCCGGTCCTGCCAATCAGCGGCTTTCCTTTTGGAGTTTTCCAATGTTCTCCCTTACGATAGGCGAGATGCGGCGCAACGCCTAGAAGGCTGGTGATTTCACCTGGATCAAGATCATCACCGGCAAGCCTGAGCGAAATCCTAAACCGCCTCACGCTCGCCAAATGACCAATCCTTTACCCTGAAGCGCGTTACTCCGCAGCCGCCAGCAGCTTCTTTTCGCGGTTGGCCTTCAACCGGGCAAAGTCGTCACCGGCATGGTGGGAGGAGCGGGTGAGCGGGCTGGAGGCCACCATCAGGAAGCCCTTGGTATAGGCGATATCCTCATAGGACTTGAATTCTTCCGGCGTCACGAAACGTTCCACCTTGTGGTGCTTGCGGGTCGGCTGGAGATATTGGCCGATGGTCAGAAAATCCACATCC contains the following coding sequences:
- a CDS encoding DUF4279 domain-containing protein — translated: MRRFRISLRLAGDDLDPGEITSLLGVAPHLAYRKGEHWKTPKGKPLIGRTGFWSFHVDDFETDDFEEAIFDLLSKIPVAPDVFRTLASRFKVELFCGLFLDEYNAGVGLSPAVMKLLAQREISLDLDIYSFSGAEEEH